In one window of Meiothermus sp. DNA:
- a CDS encoding VWA domain-containing protein yields the protein MRPTPRTFALLGAAGALLGGLLGELLIPRPNPQAATSQPAAIALVIDASGSMNEQNKLAEVKRAARDFVLRQDLQVTQIAVVGFGSQAHLESPLSSNRQALLEALERIQDGGGTMMAEGLQAGQEALGQTEVVSRSILLFTDGVPGSTLMPESVARRLALGVAEQIRAQGIQLVAVGTEDANLRFLAELTGSRELVFSTTSGQFDQAFRQAEQAIQQLFGNRAPIGAGRALQEAFLWGGLVALGLGLVLLVGQNILTLRGRWFRDLSWVPFGAALLGGASAGLGQLLLVTGSGRGLGWAILGAGAGLFLGLADRSRAKALRGALGGAAGGFLGGLVFEWLLGGSGTLARLVGFAVLGAAIGLMVQWAQQAFKAAWLMGLTTGPYEGKEYILAKPVVTVGRSDANDIGLYRERDLPLKAGVLRQEKGQWVWDGATILVNGQGTSRQALQPGDRLGFGATEFLFQVRGALPPEAKEAWVLHGDQGSYPLPFPLQRAVIGSAPSCQVQVPGIADQHVEIRLGHEGLKLVVRATPTQLNGQSLRAGQQLPLKAGDLLELGTQELALARQRNLPESG from the coding sequence ATGAGACCCACCCCCCGCACCTTTGCCCTCCTGGGTGCTGCCGGCGCACTGCTGGGCGGCCTCCTGGGGGAGTTGCTGATTCCCCGGCCCAACCCCCAGGCAGCCACTTCCCAGCCAGCAGCCATTGCTCTGGTAATCGATGCCTCGGGCAGCATGAACGAGCAGAACAAACTGGCCGAGGTCAAGCGGGCCGCGCGGGACTTTGTGCTCCGGCAAGACCTGCAGGTCACCCAAATTGCGGTGGTGGGTTTTGGCAGCCAGGCCCACCTGGAAAGCCCCCTTTCCAGCAACCGGCAAGCTTTGCTCGAGGCCCTCGAGCGCATTCAGGACGGGGGCGGCACCATGATGGCGGAGGGCTTGCAGGCCGGGCAGGAAGCCCTAGGCCAGACCGAGGTGGTATCCCGTAGCATCCTGCTCTTTACCGACGGGGTTCCGGGCAGCACCCTCATGCCCGAGTCGGTGGCCCGTCGCCTGGCGCTGGGGGTGGCCGAGCAGATTCGGGCTCAGGGCATCCAGCTGGTAGCGGTGGGCACCGAAGACGCCAATTTGCGCTTCCTGGCCGAACTCACGGGCTCGCGCGAGTTGGTTTTTTCCACCACCTCCGGGCAGTTCGACCAGGCCTTTCGCCAGGCCGAGCAGGCCATCCAGCAACTTTTTGGGAACCGCGCCCCCATCGGTGCAGGCCGGGCTTTGCAAGAAGCCTTTTTGTGGGGGGGCCTGGTGGCTTTGGGGCTGGGGCTGGTGTTGCTGGTGGGCCAGAACATCCTGACCCTGCGCGGGCGCTGGTTCCGCGATCTGAGCTGGGTGCCCTTTGGCGCTGCCCTGCTGGGTGGGGCCTCGGCAGGGTTGGGACAGTTGCTCTTGGTGACCGGCAGTGGCCGGGGCCTGGGCTGGGCCATTCTGGGAGCCGGGGCCGGGCTTTTCCTGGGTCTGGCGGATCGCTCGAGGGCCAAAGCCCTGCGGGGCGCCCTGGGGGGCGCAGCAGGGGGTTTTCTGGGCGGCCTGGTGTTCGAGTGGCTGCTGGGCGGCAGCGGCACCCTGGCCCGGCTGGTGGGGTTCGCAGTCCTGGGAGCGGCCATCGGGCTGATGGTGCAATGGGCCCAACAAGCCTTCAAAGCAGCCTGGCTGATGGGCCTCACCACCGGCCCGTACGAGGGAAAGGAATATATTCTGGCCAAGCCGGTGGTCACGGTAGGCCGCTCCGATGCCAACGATATCGGTCTCTACCGCGAGCGCGATCTGCCGCTCAAGGCTGGTGTGCTGCGGCAGGAAAAGGGGCAGTGGGTCTGGGATGGCGCTACCATTCTGGTCAACGGGCAGGGCACCTCCCGGCAGGCATTGCAACCAGGCGACCGGCTGGGCTTCGGGGCTACCGAGTTTTTGTTCCAGGTGCGTGGGGCCCTGCCGCCCGAAGCCAAAGAAGCCTGGGTTTTGCATGGCGACCAGGGCTCGTATCCCCTGCCCTTCCCGCTCCAACGAGCGGTCATCGGCTCGGCCCCAAGTTGCCAGGTACAGGTGCCTGGCATTGCCGACCAGCACGTCGAGATTCGTCTGGGCCACGAGGGGTTGAAGCTTGTGGTGCGGGCCACGCCCACCCAGCTCAACGGGCAAAGCCTAAGAGCAGGTCAGCAACTACCCCTCAAGGCGGGGGATTTGCTCGAGCTTGGCACGCAAGAACTGGCCCTGGCCCGGCAGCGCAACCTGCCTGAATCTGGGTGA
- a CDS encoding alpha/beta fold hydrolase, whose amino-acid sequence MFDGFESLDVQTSTVRIHLVKGGSGPPVLLLHGYPQTHAMWHRVAPLLAQHFTVVASDLRGYGDSEKPPGDPAHQHYSKRQMAQDQVEVMRALGFERFFVVGHDRGGRVGHRMALDYPEQVLKLAVLDIAPTPYVFAHLSRELALAYYHWFFLAQPPGFPERLISFDPIGFLHQKLGGWGTGLAAFAPEALAEYKRCFRDPATIHATCEDYRAAAGIDLKHHAADSHKVACPLLVLWGAKGIVHRTCDPLAAWREYALDVQGKAIEAGHFLCEENPTATTQALLEFLRA is encoded by the coding sequence ATGTTCGACGGCTTCGAAAGTCTGGATGTCCAGACCTCCACCGTGCGCATTCACCTGGTCAAAGGCGGCAGCGGCCCCCCGGTGCTGCTGCTGCACGGCTACCCCCAGACCCATGCCATGTGGCACCGGGTGGCCCCCCTACTGGCGCAGCACTTCACGGTGGTGGCGTCCGACCTGCGCGGCTACGGCGATAGCGAGAAGCCGCCGGGCGACCCGGCCCATCAGCACTATAGCAAGCGCCAGATGGCCCAGGATCAGGTCGAGGTGATGCGGGCCCTGGGCTTTGAGCGGTTCTTCGTAGTGGGTCACGACCGGGGCGGGCGGGTGGGCCACCGCATGGCCCTCGATTACCCCGAGCAGGTGCTAAAGCTGGCCGTGCTGGACATTGCTCCCACGCCCTACGTGTTTGCCCACCTAAGCCGCGAGCTGGCCCTGGCCTACTACCACTGGTTTTTCCTGGCCCAGCCCCCTGGCTTCCCCGAGCGCCTGATTAGCTTCGACCCCATCGGGTTTTTGCACCAGAAGCTGGGCGGCTGGGGAACGGGCCTGGCAGCCTTTGCCCCCGAGGCCCTGGCCGAATACAAGCGTTGCTTCCGCGACCCCGCCACCATCCACGCCACCTGTGAGGACTACCGCGCAGCGGCCGGTATAGACCTAAAGCACCACGCCGCCGATAGCCACAAGGTGGCGTGCCCCTTGCTGGTGCTGTGGGGCGCAAAGGGCATAGTTCACCGTACCTGCGATCCCCTGGCGGCCTGGCGGGAATACGCCCTGGATGTGCAGGGAAAGGCCATTGAGGCGGGCCACTTCCTCTGCGAGGAAAACCCCACCGCTACCACCCAGGCTTTGCTGGAATTCCTCCGGGCGTAG
- a CDS encoding ABC transporter permease, translating to MAQQSIWKVLFSLLFPSAQGPLFERETLLNLTLQHLAITFGAGALVVLVGLPLVVLVTRPAGAAFRPLLENLVAVGQTFPPVAVLVLALPFFGFGSSGAVLALFLYGLLPVVRNGLEGLTSLPHDVLDAAKGMGYARWQMLWRVELPLALPVILAGIRTSLVLILATATVAPLVGGGGLGVPIIAGLAVSNLAYVVQGAAAVALLAVLLDWTLARLEQALTPWR from the coding sequence TTGGCCCAGCAATCTATCTGGAAGGTTCTTTTTTCCCTTCTATTTCCCAGTGCCCAGGGCCCCCTTTTCGAGCGCGAGACCCTGCTGAACCTCACTTTGCAGCACCTGGCCATCACCTTTGGCGCGGGTGCGCTGGTGGTACTGGTGGGTTTGCCGCTGGTGGTGCTGGTTACCCGGCCCGCGGGGGCGGCCTTCCGCCCCTTGCTCGAGAACCTGGTGGCCGTGGGGCAGACCTTCCCCCCGGTGGCGGTGCTGGTGCTGGCCCTGCCGTTTTTTGGCTTTGGCTCTTCTGGAGCGGTGCTGGCATTGTTCTTGTATGGCCTGCTGCCCGTAGTGCGCAATGGTCTAGAAGGGCTCACTTCACTGCCCCACGATGTGCTGGATGCCGCGAAGGGCATGGGGTATGCCCGCTGGCAGATGCTCTGGCGGGTGGAGTTGCCGCTGGCTTTGCCGGTGATACTGGCAGGCATTCGTACCAGCCTGGTGCTGATTCTGGCTACTGCCACCGTGGCCCCGCTGGTGGGCGGGGGAGGCCTGGGGGTACCGATCATCGCCGGGCTGGCTGTGAGCAACCTGGCCTATGTGGTGCAGGGGGCGGCGGCGGTGGCCTTGCTGGCGGTGCTGCTGGACTGGACGCTGGCACGTTTGGAGCAGGCCCTCACCCCCTGGCGGTAG
- a CDS encoding ABC transporter ATP-binding protein produces MIRFENVVKRYGDFEALGGVSLEVAQGQLVTLLGPSGCGKTTLLRTVNRLVEPTEGTVFVDNRDVRGLDEVELRRGMGYVIQSIGLFPHMSVLENVMVVPRLLGWKKEKREARAKEMLALVGLEPQTFAGRYPRELSGGQAQRVGLARALAADPPVLLMDEPFGAVDPPTRERLQDEFLKLQSELRKTVLFVTHDLEEAVKISDRICLMNGGRIEQYDPPEVLLRRPKTSFVQSFLGPSRTLLRLSRIPLDGLIEPLDSHRPSVSIPHSASAREAFATLLASGLRTLGVSDATGRLVGLVRLETLLAAVSEEEA; encoded by the coding sequence ATGATCCGCTTTGAGAATGTCGTCAAGCGCTACGGGGACTTCGAGGCGCTGGGGGGTGTGAGCCTCGAGGTCGCCCAGGGGCAACTCGTCACCTTGCTGGGGCCGTCGGGGTGCGGCAAAACCACCCTGCTGCGCACGGTCAACCGCCTGGTTGAACCGACCGAGGGCACGGTGTTTGTGGACAATCGGGACGTGCGCGGACTGGACGAGGTGGAACTCCGGCGGGGCATGGGCTACGTAATCCAGAGCATCGGGCTGTTCCCGCATATGAGTGTGCTGGAGAACGTGATGGTAGTACCGCGCCTTTTGGGCTGGAAAAAGGAAAAACGCGAGGCTCGAGCCAAAGAGATGCTGGCCCTGGTGGGTCTGGAACCCCAGACCTTTGCAGGCCGCTACCCGCGCGAGCTTTCGGGTGGCCAGGCCCAGCGGGTGGGCCTGGCCCGGGCCCTGGCCGCCGACCCGCCGGTGCTGCTAATGGACGAGCCCTTTGGTGCGGTAGACCCCCCCACGCGCGAACGCTTGCAGGACGAGTTTTTGAAGCTGCAAAGCGAACTCAGAAAGACCGTGCTGTTTGTCACCCATGACCTCGAGGAAGCGGTCAAAATCTCGGATCGCATCTGCTTGATGAACGGGGGGCGTATTGAACAGTACGACCCCCCCGAAGTGCTTTTGCGGCGTCCCAAAACCTCCTTCGTTCAGAGCTTTCTGGGGCCCTCGCGCACCCTTTTGCGCCTTTCGCGAATTCCTTTAGATGGGCTGATTGAGCCGCTGGACTCGCACCGTCCATCGGTATCCATTCCTCATTCGGCCAGTGCCCGTGAAGCGTTTGCGACCCTGCTTGCGAGCGGCCTTCGCACCCTGGGGGTGAGCGACGCAACGGGCAGGCTGGTCGGTCTGGTGCGGCTAGAGACCCTGCTGGCTGCGGTCTCGGAGGAGGAAGCATAG
- a CDS encoding four helix bundle protein — MDLAVQRYNLTASFSTKELCGLALQINRSCASIPANIAEGHERGSRKGYVQFLWIAHGSSCELKAHILLSDYRSDWA, encoded by the coding sequence ATGGATTTGGCAGTGCAGCGCTACAACTTGACGGCGTCGTTCTCCACGAAGGAACTGTGTGGCTTGGCATTGCAGATCAACCGCTCGTGCGCTTCCATTCCGGCCAACATAGCGGAAGGACATGAGCGTGGGTCGAGAAAGGGGTATGTACAATTTTTGTGGATTGCCCATGGCTCGTCATGCGAACTGAAAGCGCATATCTTACTATCGGACTATCGGAGCGATTGGGCTTGA
- a CDS encoding ABC transporter permease encodes MRAVSPGPRAQGETRRTILNPHPVALLAVGLGLVALGLPWLELKASRIAAGEAVGVWGWPGSWGLLLLGLWLLIAFVRGFWRGLLLGMALLVWGLLVGQGAAYLLSNQPESARVSAAGGLWLSLLALYVGYFAVYREGRGWAVLTAPLALALLIGLGAFDQLGPVVEWRSWREQFATELWRHLSLSGSAVLLAVGVGVPLGVLAASSPRFGWVLGVMGFLQTIPSLALFGLLLPLLAQVSQTLRLETALALLVVGVFAFRLLWAVSGGLAVLLMLPLGLLALVMAGAWLHSLLGPDPLRIAFQAPLQASGIRGIGAAPAVLALTLYALLPVVLNVYTGLRGVPEAVKDAGRGMGMSPAQLFWRVELPLALPLMLEGMRGAAALTIGIATVAALIGAGGLGFFILRGVEGGAPDMVLLGAIPIILLALLVDAVLRFVGGVFRRRMGI; translated from the coding sequence GTGAGAGCGGTGAGCCCAGGGCCCAGGGCTCAGGGTGAGACCCGGCGGACAATCCTGAACCCCCACCCGGTGGCCCTGCTGGCTGTCGGGCTGGGGCTAGTGGCCCTGGGGCTGCCCTGGCTCGAGCTTAAGGCAAGCCGTATTGCCGCCGGTGAAGCTGTTGGCGTGTGGGGCTGGCCGGGTTCCTGGGGCCTGCTGTTGCTGGGGCTGTGGTTGTTGATTGCCTTTGTCCGGGGGTTCTGGCGGGGGTTGCTGCTGGGAATGGCCCTGCTGGTCTGGGGTTTGCTGGTCGGACAGGGTGCAGCATATTTATTGAGCAACCAGCCCGAGAGCGCTCGAGTCTCTGCCGCGGGGGGCCTGTGGCTCTCCCTGCTGGCGCTGTATGTGGGCTACTTTGCAGTCTACCGCGAGGGGCGCGGCTGGGCGGTGCTCACGGCCCCGCTCGCCTTGGCGCTGCTGATTGGGCTTGGGGCCTTCGATCAACTGGGGCCTGTGGTGGAGTGGCGATCCTGGCGTGAGCAGTTTGCCACCGAGCTATGGCGCCATCTTTCGCTCTCGGGTAGCGCGGTGCTGCTGGCCGTTGGGGTGGGGGTGCCGCTTGGGGTGCTGGCTGCCAGCAGCCCCCGCTTTGGCTGGGTGCTGGGGGTGATGGGGTTTTTGCAGACCATTCCCTCGCTGGCGCTTTTTGGCCTGCTCCTGCCGCTGCTGGCCCAGGTTTCGCAAACCCTGCGCCTCGAGACCGCCCTGGCCCTGCTGGTGGTGGGGGTGTTTGCTTTTCGCTTGCTGTGGGCGGTTTCGGGGGGGTTGGCGGTTTTGCTCATGCTGCCGCTGGGTCTTTTGGCCCTGGTGATGGCGGGGGCCTGGCTCCACAGCCTCCTGGGGCCCGACCCGCTACGGATTGCCTTCCAGGCCCCCCTGCAGGCCTCGGGGATTCGGGGTATTGGGGCGGCCCCCGCTGTGCTGGCCCTGACCCTGTATGCGCTCTTACCGGTGGTGCTCAACGTCTATACCGGCCTGCGCGGGGTGCCCGAGGCAGTCAAAGACGCCGGACGCGGCATGGGTATGAGCCCGGCACAGCTCTTCTGGCGGGTCGAGCTGCCGTTGGCCTTGCCGTTGATGCTCGAGGGTATGCGTGGTGCCGCTGCCCTGACCATCGGCATCGCCACCGTCGCGGCCCTGATTGGCGCGGGAGGGCTGGGTTTTTTCATCCTGCGCGGGGTAGAAGGGGGCGCACCCGACATGGTGCTGCTGGGGGCGATTCCGATTATCCTTCTGGCCCTGCTGGTGGACGCAGTGCTGCGGTTTGTGGGTGGGGTCTTTAGGCGGAGGATGGGAATATAG
- a CDS encoding ABC transporter substrate-binding protein, whose protein sequence is MKNVLAFLLSLLLGLALAQKGPVTVGSKIDTEGAVLCQMVKILLEANGFRVNDRCSTGTTDVVRKALLSGEIDLYPEYTGTALGVFFKDDPSAQAVTRDAAKGFAKAKELDAKNNIVWLNPAPANNTWAIAVPQALAQQNNLRTMADFARWVNGGAQVRLAASQEFVDRDDALKAFEKVYGFKMKPEQLVILPGGNTTQTQQAAARGTGGVNAAMAYGTDGGIAALGLVALTDPRGAVAVYQPAITVRKAVFDRFPELAALVNPVFASLGEAALSQLNAEVAVNGKNPAEVARAYLRSKNFIR, encoded by the coding sequence ATGAAGAATGTATTGGCTTTCCTGCTTTCGCTGCTTCTGGGCCTGGCCCTGGCACAGAAAGGCCCTGTTACGGTGGGCTCCAAGATTGATACCGAGGGTGCAGTGCTGTGTCAGATGGTCAAGATTTTACTCGAGGCCAACGGCTTCCGGGTGAACGACCGTTGCAGCACCGGCACCACCGATGTGGTGCGCAAGGCCCTGCTTTCCGGCGAGATAGACCTCTACCCCGAGTACACCGGTACGGCCCTGGGGGTGTTTTTCAAGGATGATCCCAGCGCCCAGGCCGTAACCCGCGATGCGGCCAAAGGCTTTGCCAAGGCCAAAGAACTCGACGCCAAAAACAACATCGTCTGGCTGAATCCGGCCCCGGCCAACAACACCTGGGCCATTGCGGTGCCGCAGGCTTTGGCCCAGCAAAATAACCTCCGCACCATGGCCGACTTTGCCCGCTGGGTGAACGGTGGGGCGCAGGTGCGGCTGGCGGCCAGCCAGGAGTTTGTGGACCGCGACGATGCCCTCAAGGCCTTCGAGAAGGTCTACGGCTTCAAGATGAAGCCCGAGCAACTGGTAATCTTGCCCGGCGGCAACACCACCCAGACCCAGCAGGCGGCAGCCCGGGGTACGGGCGGGGTGAATGCGGCCATGGCCTATGGCACCGATGGCGGCATTGCGGCCCTGGGCCTGGTGGCCCTGACCGACCCCAGGGGAGCGGTGGCGGTGTACCAGCCAGCCATCACGGTGCGCAAGGCCGTTTTCGACCGCTTTCCCGAACTCGCCGCCCTAGTTAACCCGGTCTTTGCCAGCCTGGGCGAAGCCGCGCTTTCCCAGCTCAACGCGGAAGTGGCGGTGAACGGTAAAAACCCCGCCGAGGTGGCGCGGGCCTACCTGCGCTCCAAGAACTTTATCCGGTGA
- a CDS encoding zinc-dependent alcohol dehydrogenase family protein: MSGLPAMRAMVLETVHQPLRQQQLAVPQPLGRQILLRVRACGVCRTDLHIYEGDLKEPKLPLVLGHEVVGEVVALGPQAQRFRVGQRVGVPWLGSTCGTCRYCRRGQENLCEQARFTGYTLDGGYAEYTLAHEDYCFALPEGYGDLEAAPLLCAGLIGYRAYRLAGEGVERLGLYGFGASAHLLAQVAVFQGKEVYAFTRPGDTAAQQLALRLGAVWAGGSDQLPPKLLDAALIFAPVGALVPQALRATTRGGVVVCGGIHMSEIPAFPYSLLWEERVVRSVANLTRQDGEAFLALAQAAGVRPEVMPFALEEANQALMALKEGRVHGAAVLQVSAG, translated from the coding sequence ATGTCAGGGTTGCCTGCCATGCGGGCCATGGTGCTGGAAACGGTGCATCAACCGTTGCGGCAGCAGCAACTAGCGGTACCCCAACCCCTGGGCCGCCAGATCCTGCTCCGGGTGCGGGCCTGTGGGGTCTGCCGCACCGATTTGCACATCTACGAGGGCGACCTGAAGGAACCCAAGTTACCGTTGGTACTGGGCCACGAGGTGGTGGGCGAGGTGGTAGCGCTGGGGCCACAGGCACAGCGCTTCCGAGTAGGCCAGCGGGTGGGGGTGCCCTGGCTGGGCTCTACCTGCGGCACGTGCCGCTACTGCCGGCGGGGCCAGGAAAACCTGTGCGAACAGGCCCGCTTCACCGGCTACACCCTGGACGGGGGTTACGCCGAATACACCCTGGCCCACGAGGACTACTGCTTCGCGCTGCCCGAGGGATATGGCGACCTCGAGGCTGCCCCCTTGCTTTGTGCGGGTCTGATTGGCTACCGGGCCTACCGGCTGGCCGGCGAGGGGGTCGAACGGCTCGGCCTTTATGGCTTTGGCGCGTCAGCCCACCTGCTTGCCCAAGTTGCTGTCTTCCAGGGAAAAGAGGTGTATGCCTTTACCCGACCCGGCGACACGGCGGCTCAGCAACTGGCGTTGCGATTGGGGGCGGTCTGGGCGGGAGGCTCCGACCAGCTTCCGCCCAAGCTCCTGGACGCAGCCCTGATTTTCGCCCCGGTAGGGGCCCTGGTGCCCCAGGCCCTGCGGGCTACCACCCGGGGCGGGGTGGTGGTGTGTGGGGGCATCCACATGAGCGAGATTCCCGCCTTTCCGTACAGCCTGCTCTGGGAAGAACGCGTGGTGCGCTCGGTGGCTAACCTCACCCGCCAGGATGGCGAGGCGTTCCTGGCTTTAGCCCAGGCCGCCGGGGTGCGGCCAGAGGTGATGCCTTTTGCCCTGGAGGAAGCCAACCAGGCCCTGATGGCCTTGAAAGAGGGGCGGGTGCACGGTGCGGCGGTGCTCCAGGTTAGCGCGGGGTGA
- the cax gene encoding calcium/proton exchanger, which translates to MWNYILLGFVPLAIALEVLHAPAVWIFLVSALALLPLAGFMGRATEELAARAGSTVGGLLNATFGNAAELIIALVALLAGKIEVVKASITGSILSNLLLVLGLSIFMGGLRYSTQRFNAQAAGLMASLLTLTLIAFMLPAFFDIAERNFFKVPNPALPDQMFSLATAGVLILIYLSNIYFSLRTHKDLVSGLSDEGHHEASWSVATAVGVLAAATVGVAVMAEFLVGSLEEATKVLGLSEFFVGIILIPLVGNAAEHFAAVVFAMKNKMDLAVQIAVGSSLQIALLVAPILVIVGYFAGRPMDLVFQNPLELAALAASILATNAVVRDGESHWLEGVLLLGVYALLGFAFFFTPR; encoded by the coding sequence ATGTGGAACTATATTTTGCTGGGTTTTGTGCCCTTGGCGATTGCGCTGGAAGTGCTACATGCCCCGGCGGTGTGGATATTCCTGGTTTCGGCCCTGGCCCTGCTGCCGCTGGCGGGTTTCATGGGCCGCGCAACCGAGGAACTGGCGGCCCGCGCAGGTAGCACCGTAGGGGGCTTGCTCAACGCCACCTTTGGGAATGCCGCCGAGCTCATCATTGCGCTGGTGGCCCTGCTGGCTGGCAAGATCGAGGTGGTGAAGGCCAGCATCACCGGCTCCATTCTGTCCAACCTGCTTCTGGTGCTGGGGCTTTCCATATTCATGGGTGGCCTGCGCTACAGCACCCAGCGCTTCAATGCCCAGGCCGCGGGCCTGATGGCCTCACTCCTGACCCTCACCCTGATTGCCTTCATGCTGCCGGCCTTTTTCGACATCGCCGAGCGCAACTTTTTCAAGGTGCCAAATCCCGCCCTGCCCGACCAGATGTTCAGCCTGGCCACGGCAGGGGTGCTGATTCTGATTTACCTGTCCAACATCTATTTTTCCCTGCGCACCCACAAAGACCTGGTCTCGGGCCTTTCCGATGAGGGGCACCACGAGGCCAGCTGGAGTGTGGCCACCGCGGTGGGGGTGCTGGCCGCCGCCACGGTGGGGGTGGCGGTAATGGCCGAGTTTCTGGTGGGCAGCCTGGAAGAGGCCACCAAGGTGCTGGGCCTCTCGGAGTTTTTTGTGGGCATCATCCTGATTCCGCTGGTGGGCAATGCCGCCGAGCATTTCGCGGCGGTGGTATTCGCCATGAAAAACAAGATGGACCTGGCCGTACAGATTGCCGTGGGTTCTTCTTTGCAGATTGCCCTGCTGGTCGCGCCCATTCTGGTGATCGTGGGCTATTTTGCGGGCCGCCCGATGGATCTGGTGTTTCAGAACCCCCTGGAACTTGCCGCCCTGGCGGCCTCGATTCTGGCGACCAACGCAGTCGTGCGCGATGGGGAAAGCCACTGGCTGGAAGGGGTGCTGTTGCTGGGGGTTTATGCCCTGCTGGGCTTTGCCTTCTTCTTCACCCCGCGCTAA
- a CDS encoding GNAT family acetyltransferase — protein MPIREFRMADYSSVMALWQDAGLELNPSDSFEGLQKKLERDPDLFLVVEEDGQILGALLAGYDGRRGWLYHMAIHPFGQGQGWGKRMMEELEARLRAKGCQKLNLLVEPSYSGAQDFFERLGYRRDELIFMEKWLGG, from the coding sequence ATGCCCATCCGTGAGTTTCGCATGGCCGACTACTCCAGCGTGATGGCCCTCTGGCAAGACGCGGGCCTGGAGCTCAACCCCTCGGATAGCTTTGAGGGCTTGCAGAAGAAGCTCGAGCGCGACCCCGACCTGTTTTTGGTGGTGGAGGAAGACGGCCAGATTCTGGGGGCCTTGCTCGCAGGCTACGACGGACGCCGGGGCTGGCTGTACCACATGGCCATCCACCCCTTTGGGCAGGGGCAGGGCTGGGGCAAGCGGATGATGGAGGAGCTCGAGGCCCGCCTTCGGGCCAAGGGTTGCCAGAAGCTGAACCTGCTGGTGGAGCCTTCCTACAGTGGGGCACAGGATTTTTTCGAGCGGCTGGGTTACCGCCGCGATGAGCTTATTTTTATGGAGAAGTGGCTGGGGGGATAG